The bacterium BMS3Abin02 DNA segment ATCTTCGGGGACATCCCCGACGCACTCATCGCTGTCTTCTACGTTGGAGTGGCGGCGTTTCTGGCGTTGAGCATCCATCTGTTCTCCCTGCGGGCCCGTAACTGGGAACGGGGCGCTTTTGAACGTCGTTGGGGGCAGTGGAAGGAACGGGTGCTGGCTCTCGACTCGGGTCTTCGCATGCGCACCCTTCTCGAGGAGCGTACCGCCGGGTGGATGCACGCGATGATCTATTGGGGATTCGTCGTCCTGTTCCTGGGCACGGTCATCCTCGAAATCGACCATCTCCTGCCGATGAGTCTGAAGTTCCTCCAGGGCGGCTTCTACCAGGGCTACTCGGCGGTGCTCGATGTGGCCGGCGTCGTGTTCGTGACAGGAGTGCTCTGGGCAGCCGTCCGTCGGTACGGACAGCGCCCGTGGCGGCTGCGGTCCAAGACCAGGGACGAAGACGCCTGGATCCTGTTCACCCTTGCGATGATCGGAATCACCGGGCTTCTCGTCGAAGCGGCACGGATCTCCCTCTCCGGGCGCCCATCCTTCGAGACGTGGTCGATCGTCGGCTACCCGCTGAGCTTTCTCTTTCCTGCTGCCGTGGCGCAGGCGTGGCATCGGGCCTTGTGGGTCCTGCACGTCGTCTCGTTCGTCGGTTTCGTAGTGCTGCTGCCGACCACCAAACTGCGGCACATGCTCGTGTCTCCGGCCAACATGGCGCTCTCTCCACGCGAGCGAACCAAGGGAGCGATGCGAGAAATGCCGAACCTCATGGAGGTCGAGGACATCGAGACGGTTGGCGCCTCGGTCGTTGCAGACTTCACGTGGAAGCAGTTACTCGACACCGATGCGTGCACCGTCTGCGGCCGGTGCATGTCGGTGTGTCCGGCCAACGTGACGGGCAAGCCGCTCGATCCCAGGGAGATCATCCTGAAACTCGGACAGGTGGCCACGGTGACCGGGTGCCCGGTCGTCTCTCCGACGGTCATGGCGGACGCCGCGATCACGATCACCGCAGACAACGTCTTCGAGCGGATCAGCGCCGAGGAAGTGTGGACGTGCACGACGTGCCGCGCATGCGACGAGGTGTGTCCTGTGAACATCGAGATCGTCGACAAGATCCTCGACATGCGCCGATATCTGACCTTGATGGAGTCGGACTTCCCGTCAGAACTCGGCAAGACCTACCTGGCGCTCGAGAACCAGGGCAACCCATGGGGGATGGGCCGGCAGGATCGTGCGGCATGGACCAGACAACTCGACTTCGATGTCAAGATCTTGGGTGAAGACGGTGTGGAGAGCGCCGAATACCTGTACTGGGTCGGCTGTGCCGGGTCGTTCGACGATCGGAATCAGAAAGTGACCGTCGCCACCGCCAGGCTGCTCCACGAAGCCGGAGTGGACTTTGCCATTCTGGGCCCACGAGAAAAGTGCTCCGGCGACCCTGCCCGACGGTCCGGCAATGAGTACGTCTTCCAGCAGTTGGCGTTGGAGAACATCGAGACGATGAATGACTCGCGTGTGCGCAAGATCATCACCCAGTGCCCCCACTGCTTCAACACGCTCAAGAACGAATACCCGCAGTTCGGTGGCGACTATGAGCTGATCCACCACAGCGAACTGCTCTCGGCCCTCGTCGAAGAAGGAAGGCTGAGTCCCGAGCC contains these protein-coding regions:
- a CDS encoding succinate dehydrogenase/fumarate reductase iron-sulfur subunit, whose amino-acid sequence is MEPRRRPTASRVLGALAVVTFLATLFLWWLGTLPGHFVPAVGRVIFGDIPDALIAVFYVGVAAFLALSIHLFSLRARNWERGAFERRWGQWKERVLALDSGLRMRTLLEERTAGWMHAMIYWGFVVLFLGTVILEIDHLLPMSLKFLQGGFYQGYSAVLDVAGVVFVTGVLWAAVRRYGQRPWRLRSKTRDEDAWILFTLAMIGITGLLVEAARISLSGRPSFETWSIVGYPLSFLFPAAVAQAWHRALWVLHVVSFVGFVVLLPTTKLRHMLVSPANMALSPRERTKGAMREMPNLMEVEDIETVGASVVADFTWKQLLDTDACTVCGRCMSVCPANVTGKPLDPREIILKLGQVATVTGCPVVSPTVMADAAITITADNVFERISAEEVWTCTTCRACDEVCPVNIEIVDKILDMRRYLTLMESDFPSELGKTYLALENQGNPWGMGRQDRAAWTRQLDFDVKILGEDGVESAEYLYWVGCAGSFDDRNQKVTVATARLLHEAGVDFAILGPREKCSGDPARRSGNEYVFQQLALENIETMNDSRVRKIITQCPHCFNTLKNEYPQFGGDYELIHHSELLSALVEEGRLSPEPSDGKKITYHDPCYLGRYNDVYEAPRSVVGTGLVEMERSESSSFCCGAGGAQFWMEDRVGKKVNIERAQEAIATGAEEVAVACPFCFIMMDDGVKELGKEIPVKDIAQILSERIFPGK